Proteins from a genomic interval of Colletes latitarsis isolate SP2378_abdomen chromosome 12, iyColLati1, whole genome shotgun sequence:
- the Ubce2m gene encoding NEDD8-conjugating enzyme UbcE2M, translating to MVVVSIVKKSFVACIVVRARGRSRKTRLFYAFHAGHCHFIMIKLFSLKQANKDGESPKPGTQKKASAAQLRITKDINELNLPKTCGTEFPDPDDLLSFKLIICPDEGYYRGGRFVFSFKVGPNYPHEPPKVKCETQVYHPNIDLDGNVCLNILREDWKPVLTINSIVYGLQYLFLEPNPEDPLNKDAAEVLQNNRRAFEQNVAKAMRGGYVGSFYFERCLK from the exons ATGGTAGTTGTTTCCATTGTCAAAAAGAGTTTTGTTGCGTGCATCGTAGTTCGCGCGCGTGGCCGATCGAGGAAGACGAGACTTTTTTATGCCTTCCACGCCGGGCACTGTCACTTTATCATGATCAAATTATTCTCGTTAAAACAGGCGAATAAGGATGGCGAGTCGCCGAAACCTGGCACCCAAAAGAAGGCATCCGCAGCACAACTAAGAATCACAAAAG ACATAAATGAACTCAATCTTCCAAAAACATGTGGGACAGAGTTTCCTGATCCAGATGACCTCCTcagttttaaattaattatttgtccAGATGAG gGATATTATAGGGGTGGCAGATTTGTCTTCAGTTTTAAAGTTGGACCAAATTATCCACATGAGCCACCAAAAGTAAAGTGTGAAACACAAGTTTATCACCCTAATATTGATTTGGATGGCAATGTGTGTCTGAATATCTTAAGAGAAGATTGGAAACCAGTTCTCACAATTAATTCTATTGTCTATGGATTGCAGTATCTTTTTCTT GAACCAAATCCAGAAGATCCACTGAATAAAGATGCTGCAGAGGTCCTTCAAAATAATAGGAGAGCGTTTGAGCAAAATGTAGCAAAGGCAATGAGAGGCGGCTATGTTGGCTCGTTTTACTTCGAACGATGTCTCAAGTGA